CGCGACCGCCCGTCCGGTTGCGGTGTATCGTGGCCTGTGTCAAAAGCGGCCGACCATCCGGAGACGCCGTTCCTTGAAGCATCCGCGCGACAAACGCCGCGACAGCCGCCCGCAGCCGCCCCGTAAAGGTGGCGCCGCCGCCACGCAGATGCGCGACCGCACCGAGCGGCAGCCGGAGCGCAAAACGGAGCAGCGCCCTGCCCCGCGCCAGGACCATCAGGCCGAGGCGAAGCATCCGCCCGAGCCGAAGTCGGAGCCGCGCAAGCTTACGCGCCGCGAAGGCGCTTTTCCGGCCGAGCGGCTGCCGCTTATCCTCGAGGTCGCGCCCAATGACGACTACGCCCTGCTCGACAGCGGCGACGGCCAGAAGCTGGAGCAATACGGCCCCTACCGCATCGTCCGTCCCGAGGGCCAGGCGATCTGGCAGCGCGCTCTGCCAGCCAAGGAATGGGACCGCGCAGACGCCGTCTTCACCGGCGACACCGACGAAGAAGGCCTCGGCCGCTGGCGTTTCCCCAAGCAACCGCTCGGCGAGACCTGGCCGATGCGCCATGACGGGCTGCATTATCAGGGCCGCTTCACATCGTTCCGCCATGTCGGCGTGTTTCCCGAGCAGGCGACGCACTGGGACCACATGGCCCGGCTGATCGTGGACGCCAAGCGCCCGGTCAAGGTGCTCAACCTGTTCGGCTACACCGGCCTCGCGTCGCTTGTCGCCGCCCGGGCCGGCGCCGAGGTGACCCATGTCGACGCCTCGAAGAAGGCCATCGGCTGGGCCCGCGAAAACCAGGAGATGGCCGGACTTGCCAACAAGCCGATCCGCTGGATCTGCGAGGACGCGATGAAATTCGTCGAGCGCGAGGAGCGCCGCGGCAGCCGCTACGACATCATCCTGTTCGATCCCCCGGCCTATGGCCGCGGCCCCAAGGGCGAAGTCTGGCAGCTGTTCGAGAGCCTGCCCGCCATGACCGATATCTGCCGCTCGATCCTGACGCCGAAGCCGCTGGCCGTGGTGCTCACCGCCTATTCGATCCGCGCCTCGTTCTTCGCCATCCACGCCCTGATGCGCGATACTTTCGCCGGCATGGGCGGCACCATCGAGTCGGGCGAGCTCGTCATCCGCGAGAAGTCGGCAGGACGGGCGCTTTCGACATCGCTTTTCTCACGCTGGGTGGCCAAATGAGCGAACACCGCACCGGGGCACCTGGGCGCGTCAAGGAAGTGACCAGCCTCGCCAACCCGCTGGTCAAGGACATCAAGGCGCTGGCGTTGAAGAAATTCCGCGACCAGCAGAACGCTTTCATGGCCGAGGGCCTGAAGCTGGTCATCGACGCGCTCGACCTCGGTTGGACGATCAAGACTCTGATCTTCGCCAAGTCGGCACTTGGCAATCAGGCGGTCGAGAAGGTCGCGGCGCGGACTGTCGCTGCCGGCGGCGACGTGCTCGAGGTCTCCGAAAAGGTGCTGACGGCGATCACCCGCCGCGACAATCCGCAGGCGGTTGTCGGCGTGTTCAGCCAGCGTTTGGTGCCGCTCAAGGACATTCGCCCAAAAGGCAACGACGTCTGGGTGGCGCTCGACAGGGTACGTGACCCCGGCAATCTCGGCACCGTCATCCGCACCGTCGATGCTGTCGGCGCCAAGGGCGTCATCCTCGTCGGCGAGACCACCGATCCGTTCTCGCTCGAAACCGTACGGGCAACGATGGGCTCGATCTTCGCCGTGCCGGTCGCCAAGACCAACCCGGAAGCATTCCTTGCCTGGCGCAAGGATTTTGCCGGCACCGTCGCTGGCACGCACCTCAAGGGTGCGGTCGACTACCGCTCCGTCGATTTCGGCAGCCGCCCGGTGCTTCTGATGATGGGCAACGAGCAGCAGGGCCTGCCCGACAATCTCGCCGATGCCTGCGACAAGCTTTTGCGCATCCCGCAGGCGGGCCGGGCCGATTCGCTCAATCTCGCAGTCGCCACCGGCGTCATGCTGTTTGAAATCCGGCGCGGCGCGCTGAAGCTTTAGGAGCCCCTGTTGAAGCCAGTCGCAGTCTACGGGATCGTCGCAGCTCTCGCCGTTGCGCTCGACCAATGGATCAAGGTGGTGGTCGAGGCCAATCTTGTCATGCACGAGAAGGTCGACCTGCTGCCGTTCCTGGCACTCTATCGCACCTACAACACCGGCATCGCCTTTTCGATGTTCTCCAATGTCGGCGACACCGGCCTGATCGTGCTGACGACGGTGGTCGTCGCCTTCGTCACCTTTCTCGCCATCAAGACCACGGCGGCACAGGTCATCTCGCGCTTTGGCTTCGCGCTGATCGTTGGCGGGGCACTGGGCAACCTCATCGATCGCACCGTCTACGGACACGTCATCGACTACATCCTGTTCCACACGCCAGTGTGGTCGTTTGCCATCTTCAACCTCGCCGATGCCTTCATTTCCGTAGGTGCCGCCCTTGTCGTGCTGGACGAATTCCTGGCCTGGCGGCGCGGCCGCAGCGAGCCCAAGGCCGCCGATGAATAGGGTCACCAGCATCGATCAAGTCACAATACAATATGTGACAGAGGCGTGAGGTCATCTGCAGCTTACCCACAGACTTGACTAAGCGGTTAAGATTTTTTTCACTAAGGTCGCAATCGGGTCCAAGGTCTGCCACAATCGCTCATCATGGTGCGTTCGGTGGACGGGCCGAAAGGTACCGACTGAACTGTCTTGCGGCTACGCGGCGTAGATTTGCGGGTCGAAACGACAGGTGGGGGAGCTCGCTATTCCGAGCGCTTTGGGGCCTGAGTGGAGAGTTGCTAGTGAAAATGCCCTTCGGGTTGGGCGCAGCGAATCAGCCGCGCTCCACTATGATGTTCACGAAAGCCGAGCCGGCTTCCTGGCGCGAGAATGCGCCGAACCGCGGCCTGGTCTGCGCTGTATTGGCTATGACCGCCCTGATGAGCGTCACCGCCGTGTCCGCCCTCTTCATCGTACCGCATATGGGCCAGAGCTCCGCCGACACCGTGCAGGAAGCCAAGCAGGCTGAGGCCGAGCCATCCAAGGAAAAGATTACCACCATCACCGCCGAACCGACCGGACGAAAGAGCCGCGTCGCTTCCGCCGCCAGCTCGATCATCGTTTCGGACGCCGTTGCCGAGGAAGCATCCGACATGCCGCTGGCCGCCGACCCGCGCTGGGCCCAAGTGGTGAAAGCCGGCGCAACGCAGCCGCTCGAAGCCATGCCGGCCATTCCCGGTGCCGAGAAGGTCATCGCCAAGGACCCGACCGAGACCGTCGCACTGGCGCTTACCGACACCAACGCCAAGACCGATCCTGCCGAAACCGCCGCAGTCCAGGCCATCGAAGCCGAAGCCAAGCCGGCCGGGGCCAGCGAGGGCGGCAAGGCAGCCGTCATCAAGCGGTCGGTGAACATGCGCGCCAAGCCGCAAAAAGGCGGCGAGGTGCTTGGCGTCATTCCGGCCAAGACCTCGGTCGAACTCGTTTCTTGCACCCAATGGTGCGAAATCGTTTTCAACGGCAAACGCGGCTACGTTTACAAGAGCTACGTTCAGTAATCGTAGTATTCCCCTGCCGTCATATTGCTAAAACGCGCGACCGCTAAAATTCGAACTATCTGCCAAAATCTTCCCTAAGCTCTCGGTGTTAGGCTTCCGCCATGATGACGGAATCCGGCACAACTGATGAAAAGACGAAGCAAGGTGCGGCCATGGCCGACACCGACATGCAGTCGCATCGCCGCCTCATCACGCCACCTTCGCTTGCACCGGCATTGCCGAAGGAGCCGCCGCGCGGCCTCTATTTCACCATCCTCGTCGCGGTGCTGGTGCTGTCGGGCCTCGCCCATCTGACCGGCGCCCCTGTTTTCATCAGCACGAGCCTTTTCGCCATCGGCCTTGCCGGCATGGTGCTGCTGTCGCGCAGCCTGGGCGAGCGCGCGCGGGCTGCCGAGGCAATCACCGAGAACGCCTCGCGCAACCGCGCCGAGATCGAGACCCTCGCCGATCGGATGTGGGAGTTGCAGGAAAGTGAGGAGCGCTTCCGCGGCCTCATCGACGCGCTTGGCGACCTTGTCGTCCACCGCGACCGCGACGGCCGCATCGTCTATGCCAACAAGGTATTCGCCGAACTCATCGGCCAGGACCCGCGCGATCTCGCCGGCCGCACGCTGGCGGAACTCGGCGTCGATGTCGGCGTGGTGCCGGACGCCGCCTTTTCAGACGGCGAATGCCTGAGCTCCACCGATGTCGGCATCCGCTCCAACGGCGTCGTGCGCTGGTTCTCCTGGATCGAGCTTTCTGTACGCGACAAAGCCAGCAATGCGGTGTCGCACCGGGCCATCGCCCGTGACATCACCGCCCGCAAGCGCGCCGAGGCGGCCCTGATCGGCGCCCGCGAGCGCGCCGAATATGCCAGCCAAGCAAAGTCGCGCTTCCTGGCAACCGTAAGTCACGAAATACGTACGCCGATGAACGGCATCATGGGCATGGCCAAGCTGCTGCACGACACTGAGCTGTCGCCCGAGCAGCGCACCTATGTCGGCGCCGTTTCGACCTCGGCCAGCGCACTGCTGGCGCTGATCGAGGATCTGCTCGACTATTCCAAGATCGAGGCGGGCCGCTTCGATCCCGAGCCGCAGCCGATGTCGCCGCGCGAAATCGCCGACAATGTCGTCGAGTTGCTGGCGTCTCGCGCCTTCGCCAAGGGCATCGGGCTCGGGTGCCATGTCGCGCCCGCTGTGCCGCAGATGATTTCGGCCGATCCGGGCCGCGTCCGCCAGGTGCTGCTCAACCTGATCGGCAACGCCATCAAGTTCACCGATGCCGGCGGCGTCCGTCTCAACGTCGCGCGGACTGGCGACGATCATCCGGGCAAGATCCGCTTCACCGTGACCGACACAGGCCCTGGCCTGCGTGCCGAGGACGTCGAGCGCATCTTCGAGGAATTCGAGCAGGCCGACGGCACCTCGACGCGGTCGCATGGCGGCGCCGGGCTCGGGCTCGCCATCTCCAAGCGTCTGGTCACCGCCATGGGCGGCACGATCACCGTCTCCAGCCAACCCGGCGAAGGCTCGGAATTCACCTTCGAGCTGCCGGCATTTGGCGCGACCGACACGCCCCAGACCAATGCCGATGCGCTGGCCGGACGGCGCGCCGTCATCCTGTCGAAGAACACCACCGAGGCGGAGGCGCTGGCCGAAACCATCCGCGCCCATGGCGGCCGCGCCGACATTGCGGTGACGCCCGAACAGGCCGCCGCCTTCGCCGAAGGCTGCAACGCGCTGCTCGTCGACGCCGCACTGGAAGATAATGACGGCCGTATGCTGAAGCAACTGCGCGAAAACGGTTTCGCCGCCAGCGAGGCGGTCACGCTGATTGCGCCGACCGACCGCGGATTGCTCGGCGAACTGCGCGCCAGCGGCTATGCGACCTTCCTGGCCCGGCCGGTGCGCGGCGAGACCCTGCTGCGAATTCTGCTGGCGAAACAGGGCGTCGTGCCGGGCAAGCCGCAACTGGCGAGCCGGCGCACAGCGGCCAAGCCCGCGAATCGTCCGCAGCTTCGTGGCCTGTCGGTACTGATCGCCGAGGACAACGACATCAATGCCATGCTCGCCCGCGCGGTGCTGGTGAAGGCAGGGCATCGGGTCGACGTCGTCAACAATGGCAAGGCCGCCGTCGAGGCGGTGACCGGAGCCAGTCGCAAGCGGCGCTACGATGTCGTGCTGATGGACATGCACATGCCCGTAATGGACGGATTGGACGCGATATCGGCCATCCGCCGGCATGAAGAGCAGCATGGAATGGCTGCCGTGCCGATCATGGTGCTGTCGGCCGACAGCCAGGAAAAGACCCGCCACGCGGTGCTCGCCCATGGCGCCAGCGGCTTCGTCACCAAGCCCCTCGACCCCGATGTCCTGATCAATCTCGTCGAGCAGCGCGCCGCCGCCTGAACTAGATAAGTGTGATTTTCCTAGCCGGCTACCCGACGTTGCTTGCCCGGCCAGACTTGCCGCGACAGGTTGATCACGATACTGTCACAATCCTGTAGCACCGACACCGTATCCCCGCGCCAGGAGGGATGGCTCGAAGGAGAATCACCCGTGCATACAGCCTTGCCGGACAGTGACACTCAGAAAGCCAACGGCGCCAAGGTGACAGTGCCTTCCAAACCTTTACTGCCAGGGACACCGCTCGGACGGATCGGTACACTTGAGGTTCGCCTCGCCCGGGACGAAGCGGAAATCGCCGCCGCCCAGGAAGTGCGCTACCGTGTGTTCTTCGACGAACTCGGCGCCAGGAAGCAGGCGCTGCATTCGATCGAGCGACGCGACGCCGACCGGTTCGACGACATCTGCGATCACCTGCTGGTCTTCGACACCTCGATATCAGGCCCCGAGCATCGCCGCATCGTCGGCACCTACCGTCTGCTGCGCCAGGAGCGCGCGACGGAGGCCGGCGGCTTCTATTCCGACGATGAATTCGAGCTGAACAAGCTCATCGCCCGACATCCGGGCCAGCGCTTCCTCGAGCTCGGCCGCTCCTGCGTGCTGCCCGAATACCGCTCCAAGCGCACCATCGAGGCGCTTTGGCAAGGCATCTGGGCCTATCTGAACCGTTACGACATCGACGTCATGACCGGTTGCGCCTCGTTCCACGGCACGGTGCCGGCGGCGCATGCCGAGGCGCTGACCTATCTGGCCCATCATTGCCGCACCAGCGCGGATTGGGACGTGCGGGCGGTGGTTGGGCGCTATTGCGCCATGGACCTGATGCCGATCGAAGCGGTCAACGCCAAGTCCGCAATCGCCGCGATGCCGCCGCTGATCAAGGGCTACCTGCGCGTCGGCGCCAAGATCGGCGATGGCTGCGTCATCGACCATGACTTCGGCACGACCGACGTCTTCATCGTCATGCCGGTGAAAGAAATCGGCGCCCGCTACATCAACTATTATGGCGGCGAAACCCAGCGCTTCGCGGCCTAGGTGCTGTGAGCGACGACCTCCGGCCTGCCTTCAACAAGCTGCGCGCGGCGGCTGATGGGCTGGCGGAGGTGGTAGAGGGGACCTCCTACGGCACGCCGTCGCTTCATGTCCGCAAGAAATTCCTCTGTCGGGTCAAGGATGCGGACACGGTGGCGGTGATGTGTCCGCTCGAGGAAAAGGAGATGCTCATAGAGGCCGACCCGCATCTCTATTTCGAGACCACCCACTATAAGGGGTGGCCGGTAGTCCTGGTGCGCATCCACGACATCCCGCCCGATCAACTGAGGACGCGGCTCGAACGCGGCTGGCTGATGCAGGCACCAAAGAGCCTGCTCAAGGCACGGCAAGCGACCGGTTGATCCCAAGGGGCGAGACACTGATGGCAGGTGCCCAGGAGCTTGGGAGAACAGACACCGGATCGCGGATCATAAAGGCAGCGCCTGACGTCATCTACCGGGCGCTGATCGAGCCTCAAGCCGTGGCAA
The nucleotide sequence above comes from Aminobacter aminovorans. Encoded proteins:
- a CDS encoding class I SAM-dependent rRNA methyltransferase; protein product: MKHPRDKRRDSRPQPPRKGGAAATQMRDRTERQPERKTEQRPAPRQDHQAEAKHPPEPKSEPRKLTRREGAFPAERLPLILEVAPNDDYALLDSGDGQKLEQYGPYRIVRPEGQAIWQRALPAKEWDRADAVFTGDTDEEGLGRWRFPKQPLGETWPMRHDGLHYQGRFTSFRHVGVFPEQATHWDHMARLIVDAKRPVKVLNLFGYTGLASLVAARAGAEVTHVDASKKAIGWARENQEMAGLANKPIRWICEDAMKFVEREERRGSRYDIILFDPPAYGRGPKGEVWQLFESLPAMTDICRSILTPKPLAVVLTAYSIRASFFAIHALMRDTFAGMGGTIESGELVIREKSAGRALSTSLFSRWVAK
- a CDS encoding TrmH family RNA methyltransferase produces the protein MSEHRTGAPGRVKEVTSLANPLVKDIKALALKKFRDQQNAFMAEGLKLVIDALDLGWTIKTLIFAKSALGNQAVEKVAARTVAAGGDVLEVSEKVLTAITRRDNPQAVVGVFSQRLVPLKDIRPKGNDVWVALDRVRDPGNLGTVIRTVDAVGAKGVILVGETTDPFSLETVRATMGSIFAVPVAKTNPEAFLAWRKDFAGTVAGTHLKGAVDYRSVDFGSRPVLLMMGNEQQGLPDNLADACDKLLRIPQAGRADSLNLAVATGVMLFEIRRGALKL
- the lspA gene encoding signal peptidase II, producing MKPVAVYGIVAALAVALDQWIKVVVEANLVMHEKVDLLPFLALYRTYNTGIAFSMFSNVGDTGLIVLTTVVVAFVTFLAIKTTAAQVISRFGFALIVGGALGNLIDRTVYGHVIDYILFHTPVWSFAIFNLADAFISVGAALVVLDEFLAWRRGRSEPKAADE
- a CDS encoding SH3 domain-containing protein; protein product: MMFTKAEPASWRENAPNRGLVCAVLAMTALMSVTAVSALFIVPHMGQSSADTVQEAKQAEAEPSKEKITTITAEPTGRKSRVASAASSIIVSDAVAEEASDMPLAADPRWAQVVKAGATQPLEAMPAIPGAEKVIAKDPTETVALALTDTNAKTDPAETAAVQAIEAEAKPAGASEGGKAAVIKRSVNMRAKPQKGGEVLGVIPAKTSVELVSCTQWCEIVFNGKRGYVYKSYVQ
- a CDS encoding ATP-binding protein; the encoded protein is MADTDMQSHRRLITPPSLAPALPKEPPRGLYFTILVAVLVLSGLAHLTGAPVFISTSLFAIGLAGMVLLSRSLGERARAAEAITENASRNRAEIETLADRMWELQESEERFRGLIDALGDLVVHRDRDGRIVYANKVFAELIGQDPRDLAGRTLAELGVDVGVVPDAAFSDGECLSSTDVGIRSNGVVRWFSWIELSVRDKASNAVSHRAIARDITARKRAEAALIGARERAEYASQAKSRFLATVSHEIRTPMNGIMGMAKLLHDTELSPEQRTYVGAVSTSASALLALIEDLLDYSKIEAGRFDPEPQPMSPREIADNVVELLASRAFAKGIGLGCHVAPAVPQMISADPGRVRQVLLNLIGNAIKFTDAGGVRLNVARTGDDHPGKIRFTVTDTGPGLRAEDVERIFEEFEQADGTSTRSHGGAGLGLAISKRLVTAMGGTITVSSQPGEGSEFTFELPAFGATDTPQTNADALAGRRAVILSKNTTEAEALAETIRAHGGRADIAVTPEQAAAFAEGCNALLVDAALEDNDGRMLKQLRENGFAASEAVTLIAPTDRGLLGELRASGYATFLARPVRGETLLRILLAKQGVVPGKPQLASRRTAAKPANRPQLRGLSVLIAEDNDINAMLARAVLVKAGHRVDVVNNGKAAVEAVTGASRKRRYDVVLMDMHMPVMDGLDAISAIRRHEEQHGMAAVPIMVLSADSQEKTRHAVLAHGASGFVTKPLDPDVLINLVEQRAAA
- a CDS encoding GNAT family N-acetyltransferase, whose translation is MHTALPDSDTQKANGAKVTVPSKPLLPGTPLGRIGTLEVRLARDEAEIAAAQEVRYRVFFDELGARKQALHSIERRDADRFDDICDHLLVFDTSISGPEHRRIVGTYRLLRQERATEAGGFYSDDEFELNKLIARHPGQRFLELGRSCVLPEYRSKRTIEALWQGIWAYLNRYDIDVMTGCASFHGTVPAAHAEALTYLAHHCRTSADWDVRAVVGRYCAMDLMPIEAVNAKSAIAAMPPLIKGYLRVGAKIGDGCVIDHDFGTTDVFIVMPVKEIGARYINYYGGETQRFAA
- a CDS encoding MmcQ/YjbR family DNA-binding protein; the protein is MSDDLRPAFNKLRAAADGLAEVVEGTSYGTPSLHVRKKFLCRVKDADTVAVMCPLEEKEMLIEADPHLYFETTHYKGWPVVLVRIHDIPPDQLRTRLERGWLMQAPKSLLKARQATG